In Glycine max cultivar Williams 82 chromosome 15, Glycine_max_v4.0, whole genome shotgun sequence, the DNA window caaattgaatgtgTGTACGTGATTCAAATATGTTTACTGTGTATTTTACTAATGCTGGTTCTGAATCTAAACTGCTACAGCTGTACAAATTTAACGGAGgtgttattttgatgatatcagaGAGATTGAAAATAAGAGTATCTCGTTCAGTTTGATAGATTAATCTAATATCCTGCATGTTTTAACGCAAATTCAGCAATAGTGAATTGTGTTTGGTTAATTTTGGAGGtggagaaaatgaattttattgtgAGCAAAAGCTAGGATATAATTTCAAGGTATGGGGGGATTCTAGTATTGTTGTGATAATAGGGTCTTGAGTTTTCCAACTACAACGGCTAACTTTTGTGGTGTGGTTCTCCAAAGGCTATTATCAGCAAAGTTGATTTTGAGAGAAGGGAATAATTTTAGCTTTCAAGGTGAATAGAATTGATTCCGAGTTTTGAACCCACAAAAGTTTTTAAATCTTATCTATGTTTACAGTTCAAAAGTGGTTCTACTTTACCATCCGAACAATAATTCTTCTAAAGTCTAAACTCACTTTTGATATACCTTTtccaaatatgtttattttctttacataaattatttcaaaactGGTTATTTCAATCTCAGtactttcaaaatcaattctataaCAATCTGGTACAATCAGACCCATAGACTGACAGCTCCCTCTAATGGTCACACTGGACCTTATAAGTTCCCTTCTTAACCTCTGGATATATATGTGTCAATCTCTGTGTGTTATCCCATCACCTTCTCATAAGAACTTTTGATGCTTCATTTACAGGATGATGATCAGGAATCTATAGTCATGCCGGATAAAActggacagaaatatatatGTTACTTACCTAAagtggaaaaggaaaaaagtggAAAGCCTGTTATCCAACACAATATTAGCAGCATGATTGTGGAAACTGAGAAAAGGATTAAGCAGAAGACACCAGATGAACTGCTAGAAGTATTAAGGGGTCCATGTTTTCTCAGAGTTAGTATTTGAATTATTTCAAATgatgatatattaattattagtcatGAAGTTTATGGTCTGagtgtttggttttttaggagtcttttttaaataaatgacatcTATTATTGTATATCATTTTCTTACATTAGCTGTTTGAATTTGCAGCAAGAAGGTTGGTGGTCATATGAATTTTGCTATCAAAAGAAGTTGAGGCAACTACATCTGGAGGATGATAAGGTATCCCCTTGATTGCATTTAGTTTTGACTCTTCATGGTCTTTGCTTAAACTTTTCTTTGCTCCATCCTCTCATTATAACTTGGCTTCTTCTTTTTGGGTGTTGGGTTAGTATATTCAGTTTGAATAACAATATTATCTTCACATTTCCTTGagttgagcatcaaattgatagTAACCAGAAATTGAAGACAATTTTGATGTTAGATTTCAATGAAATCTGAGGAAGTGTCCCCTGTTACAATGCTTGCTgggaaaaataagaagaaacgaGAATGAAAATGGATGGAGCTAGGCTCCCATACTAAATGAAAATGgcagaacaaaataaaagataacatcCCTTACTGAGATTGGACCCTCTCCTCCCTCAGTGTAACCACTATTCTACATTTCTGCTTCAATAATTTTCTCCCCCCTTCCAGGATTCATTCACCCCCCTCCATTCTCCTTTTGCTGCCTGTCCATTCTGTTACAcctttctcttccttctttcaTACACCAATAGCCTTGGTTTCTTAAGCCCATTTAATCCCTTCACTACTCCAATTGCCCCTCTATTTCCTCTCCTACTATACACATTCACAATGGAGCCTATCACGTTTTCTGTACAGACTAGATTCAATCTTGTTACCACTTACTGGGATTTTGATGCTATCATTTTACAAACTAATGGGAGACAGTTGTATTATGAGTTTATGACTTATATGAGAGATATATAGTGCACTTGTCGGAAATTGGTGGACCCCAACATAATCAAGGTTGGTCACTccataataaaatttgtatgcCTTTCATCATAATTGGGCACTTGTTACTGAGTTAAAGGAGAGGATCCAAATTCCTTGGTACCATCCATGTCGTGATTATTGATAGTAGAAGTCAGTCATTCATATAAATTCTACATTCAGAAcacctatatttttatttttttaattatattgaacTGCTTTTCAGCAGTTTCATTTGTACAATCATGGATtcgttttattatattattattagaaacTTGTAAAATCATATATTCACGTATGATAATCAGTTTAAATTTTTCTGTCACAGGTTGTCCAGGAGTTTGTCTTGGGAGTGTATGATCCGGAGGCTACAGCTGCATTTAACGAAAATCTGTCCGACATTTCTACATTGAAGGATCCCCGGTCAAAAGATGCATCTCAAAGGTACCTTCCATGAATGAATGTTTCACAAGTGTGAGGATGGGGTTAACATGGAGAAATTGGTTTcacattatatttaatgttataaaaacAAGTACTTAATTATATTATGTTTGTTCAGGTATCATGCTCATCAATATACTAATGGCACCGTATGTGATCTTACAAATAAGCCACGAGAGACCGAGGTATGAAAAATTGCAGACATCTGggtctttttcttccttccctCATCATACTGatgtcatatttttaaaataggtgAGGTTTGTATGCTCTGAACCGAGAGCAATGATTAGTTCAATCACAGAGATTTCCACTTGCAAGTATGCACTTACAGTGCAATGTCCGCAGCTATGCAAGCACCCGTAagtcctctctctctttccatCTTTCTTGGAAGTTTTTGTCTCACCAGTCACCACTCATTGGAGTTTTATGCTATAATGTTTCTGCAGATTATTTCAAGAGGAGAGACCAGTATGGCACACCATCGACTGTAATGTGCTTCCAAAAGATCACGTGGATGCCAAAGTGAGACGACAAAACGAAAATACGGAGATTGTTATAGTGAAAGACTTCGAAAATAGTGACTTAGAGTCAGAACAATGATGTAAATATACATAATGAGAATAGCTAAAGTTGCCATCATGTAATTTCTACGGTGAAAGAAAACATGTATCTTCTACTAATCCTCTTTCCTGACAGTGCTAAGCCACTGTGCTTTTTAACTTTAGAAAGATCAGATTTATATAATTCATCTTGAAGAAGTCCTTGAAGCTCACGCgaggattttattttcttcatttacatatgatttttattgatcTGGGAAAAAAATGATTGTGTTAAGAGAAGTGTTGTGGAAGATTTTGGAAAAGAAATGTGATAGTGATTTTAGAAAGACATGTATGATGATGTAACTATTAATTTGAGAACTTTAGGAGATGGGATTAAAGACttttgtctatatatatatatatgtatatatattttgaggATTTCACACACAAGAATCAAGTGGGATAACTAATACGAAGAAAGACATCAAGTGTTATTTTAAAGGTtggtttaattatataattggtctcttaattataattaaaagttaatctGTGAAGTAGAGGTGTAGATTGTTCCATTATTAGTACACTTTGTAATTCTAACGTGGAAACAACCGTCCATATTCTTATCTCGTGCCCTATGAATTTAGGCTGCTGGAGCCAGATAAATCTTAAAGCAGAAAATTCTCCTGCTATTGGATAAATCTTAAGGATTTGCAGATGCAAACTTCGGGGACCATATTAAAAGAGAGATCTGCTATGTTTCTCTGGAGTCTGGTGGCTAAAAAATAGCAACTTAGGGGAGTCAAAATCAGTTCCTGATGCTTCGGTGGTCCATCATGGAGATCTCTTCTACCAAGATTGGTCCAAAGCTAAAAGTCTGAATGATGCCATAAACCAATCACAGCAACTCATCCTTCCAAATCACTGGTGTCCACCTCCAGAAGGATTTGTCAAATGCAACATTGATgcttccttctttgcttttgaGATAATTTAGCAGATTCAGCGCTGCATTAACAGAAAATATCCTTATTGTCCAAAAGCATTGGAAAACCATGACCTATTCAATGCATTCTCAAAGGCATTATGCACCCCAAGGATATGCTCCAGTAATCTCATACACCAAGAAATTCATTTAACACATAATTATAGTGGAAAATAACTATTGCTTTGTAAGGGGCAATGTAATCGAGATTCAGCTCCCAGCTAAAAGCCTAAAACCAGTAAAAtgaatctacaagtcttctacAAAGATTTGGTACCTCAACTATTCACAGCTTCCGATTCAATTGGCAAACCAGAGCCCCCAACTGAGATGCAATCTGCAGAGTGTGCAAGTTTTTAGTCCTATTGTATTGATAATGTAACTAATAGAGATTAAAAATCAAGCCAATGTTCCCTAAATAACAGGAATTTATTTAAGAgagatttttatgaaaaaaatatataattttatagaaattgaaataataatatcgCGGActaaaatgaaaccaaaaaaaaaaaatattggaatcaaaatatataggaaaataaattaagaagctTTAAGCAAATCAACCTTTATATATACCATGAGAAATCGAAACCAGTGTTGTTTCTACCACGTAATGCATGTATATTTGTTGGATCATAAATGAATTTTggatttaatatatttgtatccTAAACTTttgtaaatttcatttttagtcAATAAGCAAAAATCTAGAGTTTGTGGTCTAAGATAAATGTTCTTACTAGATTCTGAAGTGTTCTCTAGACTAATCTCCACTAGTGATCTTATCTCTTAATTGATATGTTGAGCTCCTCCGACAAGTGAGGGTGGTACTTGCATAATCACTCTCATGCTCAAGTCAACGAGTGAATGAAAAAAGTAATGGTAAGTAGTCAATATTTTTGCCTGTATTGTATCTTTGTATTTATAATGATAGAATCTCTCTGTTTGCGTTAGTGGAATAGAACTATAGGAGGTTATCTAGTGGTATAGATGGTTGAGTAATTATTATCCACTAATATATTAGATAACTGACTTATAATTTtggcaaataataataataatagtaataataataataataatataacattattAATGAGAATTATCTCATTTGGTATACCTATTTTATTGGaaaattttatacttaaaatatttcttaaatttaattttttttctgacttacattaattttttactacttttatattattgattttttatttttttattttttattaactgtatttaatttctattcttttattatttaaaaaatttaaagaggcACGACTCTCTTcccttattaataataataataataataataataataattataaaaaaaggttttgtAATGTGGAGATCTAGTGTGAAATTATTTCTCTTATGGTTTACATTTGTCTTCACTAACACAACatgattatttttactttatatattatccttttttttaaaaaaaaaagatatgtaatatatttaagaattaatgtctaattaactcaaattttagGTGTATACTAAATATtgtgaagaggaagatgcaaTATCTTCTTTTATAAGTGGGAGCGGGAGATGctattttagttttttccaTTGTTACAAGACTTTTTTTAAagggtaaaataatatttttattttaaatcttatttctttctctcattttttaatataactaaacaatagaaaataaatcaactttttttttaattctaccAATCCAAAGAAATAGccttttcacttaaaaattcTTTTCACTTAAAATCGCCTTTTCATATATTTCCTACAGTTTTATCTTATATCCAAACAAATTAAGTGTAACATAATCATCTAACATGTTAATTCTTCTCAAATATATATACAGAACAcatgaataatatttaataaaaaaaagtataggcAAAGAGTATAAATGTTCTAGATTTCTGTCACATCTTATGTTAAAATCTGGCCTGTTTTTAATGTTATCCACTTTTgcctttaaggaaaaaaaagagtacactggttaattaaaaactacaatttctaatttaaaattatagataaaaattgtaaaaattaaattgatttaaataccttttttctgaataatttaaatatatttttaatctttctaatttagtatttttttatttttcattattacattttttttgttttagtcttgtaaattatgtttgtttttcttttcattcttaaaataatttagataatactttaaataataaaaaaatactatctaAATTGctttataaacaataaaataaaataaacaagaattacaaccaaaaaaagataattagaaaaataaaaaacgttAAATTGTAGGCCTTAAAAGATATTTAAGGCATTTAAATTTTCAAGATTTTGATCATTATATACATATCCTATACTCTTTATAAGAAGTAAAGAGTAAAACTACAATGTTTAATTAAGCGATAATTATAAGTATATGTAATAAATTAtaacaacaattatttttaatcaattataaaaagtatactgtttaattattttaaataatagttatcatttatttttttgtaagaaaataatattattgaaatCCTTCTATTGTAGCACAAGTTGTAATAAACGAATTTGACATGACCATTGATCACACCCAAAATC includes these proteins:
- the LOC100803528 gene encoding protein OS-9 homolog; the protein is MRALFLFFVLFSFSYATEQIFPAHIGSIFGGGGGGRSREPKYKIEFHPEDSPFHPDDDQESIVMPDKTGQKYICYLPKVEKEKSGKPVIQHNISSMIVETEKRIKQKTPDELLEVLRGPCFLRQEGWWSYEFCYQKKLRQLHLEDDKVVQEFVLGVYDPEATAAFNENLSDISTLKDPRSKDASQRYHAHQYTNGTVCDLTNKPRETEVRFVCSEPRAMISSITEISTCKYALTVQCPQLCKHPLFQEERPVWHTIDCNVLPKDHVDAKVRRQNENTEIVIVKDFENSDLESEQ